From Bombyx mori chromosome 10, ASM3026992v2, a single genomic window includes:
- the LOC101746999 gene encoding peroxisomal targeting signal 1 receptor, with translation MSLNKLVGGDCGGNNALVQFSNIVRRDTGSLQHRSESDRYVQEFLSQNQNIPQSFNMNALLGNLPQHNTTVTNCIQSPSTSLQSNLNCIARPSTSYMPVPSMPRTIPFMMHQTRIGHSQSLSMVPKTLVQNYGAMTTSDNDVQKKATEYVKSNQNDDELGYNQFMSFMKRISSGEMKFGEDIDRNQAKLSKDEIIDEMAEKYKDEWDKLSDVTDYWNSEVAHGIPNEYNFTEGNVMLENKSALEIGKEKLKLGDIPGAVLCFEAACQQQPASAEAWFLLGTTQAENEQDPLAITALKKSLEIDPRQLEAYITLAAAYTNENMPKYAFVSLLDWLKASPKYSDLFPHDIDPKKLDLKELEAHVVSLYLKVAQLNPNQIDADVQNALGVVFNIKQEYDKAVDCFKTALMVASDNAKLWNRLGATLANSDRSEEAVEAYHEALNLEPGFIRARYNVGITCMNLGAHRQAAEHFLVALNQQFKAKTLYPNALNTDTSSSTIWTTLRMVCSFMGEHEAAKLVDDKNLNALNNFFSIE, from the coding sequence ATGTCTTTAAACAAACTTGTTGGTGGTGATTGTGGTGGAAACAATGCACTTGTACAATTTTCCAACATAGTGCGTCGAGATACAGGCAGTTTGCAGCACCGATCGGAGTCCGATAGATATGTTCAAGAGTTTTTATCGCAAAATCAAAATATACCTCAGTCTTTTAACATGAATGCATTACTTGGCAATTTACCTCAACACAACACAACAGTCACTAATTGTATACAAAGTCCGTCAACTTCTTTACAATCAAATTTGAATTGTATAGCTAGACCTTCTACATCTTATATGCCAGTACCTTCCATGCCAAGAACTATACCTTTTATGATGCATCAAACTAGAATTGGCCACTCTCAATCTCTTTCAATGGTTCCAAAAACTTTAGTGCAAAATTATGGAGCAATGACAACTTCTGACAATGATGTGCAAAAAAAGGCAACCGAGTATGTCAAAAGCAATCAGAATGATGATGAACTTGGTTACAATCAATTTATGTCATTTATGAAAAGAATTAGTTCTGGTGAAATGAAATTTGGTGAAGATATTGATAGAAACCAGGCAAAACTGTCTAAAGATGAAATTATTGATGAAATGGCAGAAAAATATAAAGATGAATGGGATAAACTCAGTGATGTCACTGATTATTGGAATTCAGAGGTTGCCCATGGTATTCCTAATGAATATAATTTCACTGAGGGAAATGTCATGTTAGAAAATAAAAGTGCATTGGAAAttggaaaagaaaaattgaaattaggaGATATTCCAGGAGCTGTTCTTTGTTTTGAAGCAGCTTGTCAACAACAACCAGCCTCTGCAGAAGCTTGGTTTCTACTTGGAACAACTCAAGCTGAGAATGAACAAGATCCATTGGCAATAACTGCTCTTAAGAAATCACTAGAAATTGATCCAAGACAGCTAGAAGCATATATAACACTTGCAGCAGCTTATACCAACGAAAATATGCCTAAATATGCCTTTGTTTCATTATTGGATTGGTTAAAAGCAAGTCCTAAATACAGTGATCTGTTCCCTCATGATATTGATCCAAAGAAGTTAGACTTAAAAGAATTAGAAGCTCATGTTGTATCTTTGTATCTAAAAGTAGCACAGTTGAATCCTAACCAAATTGATGCTGATGTACAAAATGCCTTAGGTGttgtttttaacataaaacAAGAATATGACAAAGCAGTTGACTGTTTTAAAACTGCATTAATGGTAGCAAGTGATAATGCCAAGTTATGGAACAGGCTTGGAGCCACATTGGCTAACAGTGACCGCTCTGAAGAAGCAGTTGAGGCTTATCATGAAGCATTGAATTTAGAACCAGGATTTATCAGAGCAAGGTATAATGTTGGAATCACTTGTATGAATTTAGGAGCACACAGGCAAGCAGCTGAACATTTCTTAGTGGCATTGAATCAACAGTTCAAagccaaaactttgtatccaaaTGCACTAAATACTGATACAAGTTCATCAACAATCTGGACAACATTACGAATGGTTTGCTCATTTATGGGCGAACATGAAGCTGCAAAATTAGTGGATGACAAGAATCTTAATGCATTAAATAATTTCTTCAGTATAGAATAA